ATGAATTAAAAGAATTCTGTACAAATAATTTAAAAAAATTAGACAACTTTTTGTAGGAGGGAAAAATGAATAATTATATAAAACTACAAAATAATTTGCAAGAATTAAACCTGCTGAATATAAAAAATAATAAATATTTAGATTTAATAAACATAGGAGAAAAAAGTATAATTGATGCATTATATGAATTAAGTGAATTAGAAGTAAGAGCTAAAGAAAAAAGAGAAATGAACGCATGTGTAAAAGTAGCGAATTTTCCGTTTCTAAAAGGA
The Marinitoga sp. 38H-ov DNA segment above includes these coding regions:
- a CDS encoding ATP-binding protein — translated: MNNYIKLQNNLQELNLLNIKNNKYLDLINIGEKSIIDALYELSELEVRAKEKREMNACVKVANFPFLKGIEDFDFEPGINKQEILDLKSLRFVENNENILFVG